One Eriocheir sinensis breed Jianghai 21 unplaced genomic scaffold, ASM2467909v1 Scaffold113, whole genome shotgun sequence genomic window, GAAAGGCTCGGGTGTGTGCAGGCTGTGTGCACCAGCCAGGCCAGACACACCCACTCCCAGGCAGGCGAGGAAAGGCTCAGGTGTGTGCAGGCTGGGCAGAGGCTCACTGCTGAGGGTGGCAGCACtgaacacccccccacacacactgctGTTAGGAACTTTGAGTGTGAACTGTGTGGAAAGAGATTTACTTGTATGTCTCGCCTCAAAACACACATCCTTAGCCACACTGGCACTAAAAACTTTGAGTGTGAACTGTGTGGGAATAAGTTTATTGCTAAAAGTTCCCTCAAAATACACATGGTCATCCACACTGGTGTTAAAAACTTTGAGTGTGAACAGTGTGGGAAAAAGTTTATGTCTAAATATTACCTCAGTAAACACATACTCATCCACACTGGTGTTAAAAACTTTGAGTGTGAACACTGTGGGAAAAAGTTTATTACTAAAAGTAAACTCAAATCACACATCCTCACCCACACTGGTGTTAAAAACTTTGAATGTGAACTGTGTGGGAAAAAGTTTACTGCTAAAGATTCCATCAAAACACACATGGTCATCCACACTGGTGTTAAAAACTTTGAGTGTGAACAGTGTGGGAGAAAGTTTAATGATAGAAATTCCGTCAAAAGACACACGCTCACTCACACTGGTGTTAAAAACTTTGAGTGTGAACAGTGTGGGAAAAAGTTTGCTCTTAAAGCTGGCCTCAAGAAACACACGCTCATCCACGCTGCCATTAAAAATATTGAATGTGAAGAGTGCGGGGAAAAGTTTGTTCGTAAAGCTGGCCTCAAAAGACACATGCTCATCCACACTGCTGTTAGAAATGAGTGTGAACACTGTGGGGAAAAGTTTACTAGGATAAAGTCCTTCAAATCACATATGCTTACCCATGCTGTTTTTGagtgtgaagtgtgtgggaaAAAGCTTGCTACTAAGGGTACCCTCAAACTACACATGCTCATCCATGCTGGTGTTAAGAACTTTGAGTGTGAATactgtgggaaaaaattcataaCTAAAGGTAACCTCAAATCACACTTGTTCCTCCACACTGCTGTTAGTAACTTTGAGTGTGAACAGTGTGGGAAAAAGTTCATTACTAAAAGTAGCCTCAACAAACACATGGTGGTCCACAGTGCTGTTAGTAACTTTGAGTGTGAACAGTGTGGGAAAAAGTTCATTACTAAAAGTAGCCTCAACAAACACATGGTGGTCCACAGTGCTGTTAGTAACTTTGAGAGTGAACAGTGTGGGGAAAAGTTCATTACTAAAAGTAGCCTCAACAAACACATGGTTGTCCACAGTGCTGTTAGTAACTTTGAGAGTGAACAGTGTGGGGAAAAGTTCATTACTAAAAGTAGCCTCAACAAACACATGGTTGTCCACAGTGCTGTTAGTAACTTTGAGAGTGAACAGTGTGGGGAAAAGTTTACTGCTAAAAGTACACTCGAAACACACACGGCCGTGCACACCAGTGGTAGAAAGTTTGAGTGTGAACACTGTGGGAAAATATTTGAACATGAATGTCGCCTCAGAAGACATATGCTTACCCATACAGGCGCCAGAGCCTTTGAGTGTGAACAGTGTGGGAAAAAGTTTGCTCATAACTTTAGCCTCACAAAACACATGCTTACCCATACAAGCACTAAACCCCTTGAGAGTGAACAGTGTGGGGAAAAGGTTGCTCATAACTTTGACCTCACAAGACACATGCTTACTCATACAGGCACTAAACCCCTTGAGAGTGAACAGTGTGGGGAAAAGGTTGCTCATAACTTTGACCTCACAAGACACATGCTTACCCATACAGGCACTAAACCCCTTGAGAGTGAACAGTGTGGGGAAAAGGTTGCTCATAACTTTAGCCTCACAAAACACATGCTTACCCATACAGGCACTAAACCCCTTGAGAGTGAACAGTGTGGGGAAAAGGTTGCTCATAACTTTAGCCTCACAAAACACATGCTCACCCATACAGGCACTAAACCCCTTGAGAGTGAACAGTGTGGGGAAAAGGTTGCTCATAACTTTGACCTCACAAGACACATGCTTACCCATACAGGCACTAAACCCCTTGAGAGTGAACAGTGTGGGGAAAAGGTTGCTCATAACTTTAGCCTCACAAAACACATGCTCACCCATACAGGCACTAAACCCCTTGAGAGTGAACAGTGTGGGGAAAAGGTTGCTCATAACTTTGACCTCACAAGACACATGCTTACCCATACAGGCACTAAACCCCTTGAGAGTGAACAGTGTGGGGAGAAGGTTGCTCATAACTTTGACCTCACAAGACACATGCTTACCCATACAGGCACTAAAACCCTTGAGAGTGAACAGTGTGGGGAAAAGGTTGCTCATAACTTTGACCTCACAAGACACATGCTCACCCATACAGGCACTAAAACCCTTGAGAGTGAACAGTGTGGGGAGAAGGATGCTCATAACTTTGACCTCACAAGACACATGCTTACCCTTACAGGCAATAAAGCCCTTGAGAGTGAACAGTGTGGGGAAAAGGTTGCTCATAACTTTGACCTCACAAAACACATGCTCACCCATACAGGCACTAAACCCCTTGAGAGTGAACAGTATGGGGACAAGTTTACTACTAAAAGTACGCTTGAAACACACACAGCCATCTGCAGCAGTGTTAGAAACTTGGAGTGTGAACATTGTGGGAAAACGTTTGCTTATGAAAGTCGCCTCAAAAGACACATGCTTACCCATACAGGGACCAGAGCCTTCAAGTGTGAACAGTGTGGGAAAACGTTTGCTAAAAGATCTACCCTCAAATCACACATCCTTAACCACACTGGCATTAGAAGTTTTGAGTGTGAAAAGTGTGGGAAGGAGTTTCTTACTAAAAAAAGGTTCAATAAACACAGGTCCTCCCACACCACTGTCAAAGAGTTTGAGTGTGAACAGTGCGGGAAAAAGTTTAGATGGAAAGGTAATCTCAAAACACACATGGTCCTCCACACTGGCATCAGAAACTTTGAGTGTGAACTGTGTGGGAAGAAGTTCTTTACTGAAGGCAAGCTCAATAGACACATGTTCCTCCACACTGGTGTTAAAAACTTTGAGTGTGAACAGTGTAGGAAAAAGTTTATAGGTAAAGATAACCTTGTACAACACATGGTCCGCCACACTGGCATCAGAAACTTTGAGTGTGAACAGTGTGGGAAAAAGTTTTTTACAAAAAGTGAGCTCCGTAAACACATGCTCATCCACACTGGCACTAAAAACTTTGAGTGTGACTTTTGTTGGAAAAGATTCACCCAGCCAGGAAGTTTAAGAACACACATACTAAGCCACACTGCTCCAAATAAACTGAAGTGTGAACATTGTGGAAAACGGTTTACTGTAAAATCTGAACTCAAAAGACACATGAATACCCACACACCTTGAGCGTGAACAGTGTGGGAAACAGCTTGCTCGTAAAGGTGGCCTCAAAGCACACCTGGTCACCCACACTGGTACTAGGAACTTAGTGTGAACATTGTGGGAAAGGGTTTACTGTTAAATATTAACTCATAAAACACATGCATACCCAAACACCTTGAGCATGACCAGTGTGGGAAACAGCTTGCTCGTAAAGGTGGCCTCAAAGCACACCTGGTCAGCCACACTGGTACTTGGAACTGAGTGTGAACAGTGTGTGCTGCTGCCtatggggagggaggtgtgtaTCTGCAGGGGTTGTGTTGTGGATGGTTTGCAGTAAAGAGCctatagtgtttgtgtgtgtcattaACCTGTCTGATCATGTCTGGAGGTGTGCTGCTGCCtgtggggagggaggtgtgtaTCTGCAGGGGTTGTGTTGTGGATGGTTTGCAGTAAAGAGCctctagtctgtgtgtgtgtgcgtcattaACCTGTCCGACCATGTGGTGGACTCGTGACTGCTGGCCAGTGCCCCCCCATGGAAAACCTTAGAGCTTCATGGTGACAGGTCCTGGGTACTGCAGGAACCCGACAGACCACATCCCCTCCCCCTGTTTTGCGCAGGTTCCGCGTCAAAATAGTGTATACCATGAGACCTTATAGCAGGGTTAAGTCTTGTGACATCCCAGTTAACGTGCAACGAAACTTTTCGTTAAGTACGCCAACTGACCCTTTACATTATGCTTTTAATAACTTTTTCATCTTTAAATCAATGATGGGTTGTATATGTTTTATGTGAGCGTTCAGGGAGAGTGACCCTTCCTGTCAGCAACAAAACTTTTCAGcttcaatgaaaacaaaacattaTACTCAGCCCTGCAGGTGGCAGTTGAGAGTTTATGAAAAGCACCgcagagtgggtgtgggtgtgggtgtacacacacacacacccctggtTAAGAAAGCCTTCTCTAGATAttgttaggaattaagggttgtttGGGAAGGAATGGTAATTCAGTAGCGAAATTGAGGATTCGAATCAACAGTTGGGTTTTGAATGTTCTACTGTAGAATTAGAAAGAGACGAGTTCACGTCTGGCCCGCCCCGCGAGTCTGTCAGCGTTAAGCCTTGGCGGCACACACGAGTCAGGCAGCAgttatagcgtcttccatttagcgtaacccgtttctgggtcgtgatctgtagagtccctcatagagtcccgacaacctaagatttggacgccattattggccctgtgttttcgccgcgcttttcaaacactagcactagcggcgaaaacagggccaataatggcgtccaaatcttaggctgtcgggactctatctatcaagggactctacagatcacgacccagaaacgggttacgctgaatggaagaggctattagtCTTTGTGGCGGACACCCAGCAGTCAGCTGATGGATGCCGTGCAGTCTGCGGCAAGCTTTTCAGTGCCTACCGCTGCGTGTCACGAGGGGAGCGAGCCACTACATCTACCTCTTACAACAAGGCTGGTGCACTCCACTGACTATCTTCAGAACTGTTCAGAAAACCCCTACAACGAGAAGCTATAAGTGACCCActaattatcttttttcctctgtgGCCATATTAGAGCTGGGAGAACAGCGAGCAATACCATTAGGTGAGTCGGTTGGGCCGGGTGTGTTTATGGCCCTTAAGCCTTTCCAGACGCCACTCCAGGAAATACATGACAGCTATACATTCAAGCACAGACGGTATTACTCTCGTACAACAGGGAATGAAGGCAGCGACGCAGGTAAAGAAACCCTGGGAATAAAAGCGATCCAAGAAAAGAACGATTTTTGGCGAGGAAATTATATAAGGCTTCCGGGCGTGAttcattttctcttgtttaccaataaataacACCGAGAATGATTGGCTACATTTTTATTAGCGAGTGTGACTGTTGTAAGCCCCAGAGACACGCAGGTGGTTTACGAGAATCACCTTTTAAGTGCTATGGCCAGGCATGGATTGAACCCTGTACTGCGGGAGCCAGGGAGAAGTAAAGATAAAATTCACAAGTTAGCATCTCAGAAGTAGCGGTGTGATttgggacggagggaggaagtaatTAATGATGGGGAGGAAAACGCAGGTGTGTTCTCATTGGGGGAGGATTAGCAGAGagaattatcttcctctttctctattccttcctctcttcctgtcttcctctctttctttatttcttctttcctttcttacttgatttctctttctcctttctttctctttcattcttgtcttcctttcttttttctttctttccctttctcctttttctctttctttcattcttcttcttttatctttcaaccttttctctttcatttttactttttcttcctttctttctttcccttttttcttctctttctcctttatttatttatttatttcatttttctttcttcatttgtctttctctctttatttttcttcttccctctctcattgtttatttatttctcttcatttctttatttcattcttgatttctctcactttttttccttctttctttcattcttcttcacatacgcaggatattttgaggagggagggaggagaggaggatggggatagatggggaaggaggaagaggaggaggggacatcATTATGGAAAggaactccctctctctctgtgtgtgtgtgtgtgcgtgtgtctgtctgtctcggtctctgtctttctgtctcagtctctctctgtcACTTTTGGGCGCCTGTCACTtttgggcgcctgtcactagtggcgtccctcagggctcggtccttggcccagtgctcttcattagttacatcaacgacgtggatgttggactcaataaccgcattagtaaatttgcagacgacacaaagattggtaacccggttctcactgacgaagacaggcaaagcctccaagaggatttgcacaaaatttcagcttggtcggatagatgggagatgccttttaacgtagacaagtgccaggtccttcaagttggaacgaggaataagaagttcgaatacgaaatgcgcggcgttaaactcaaaagcgttcaatgcgtcaaagacttgggggtcaaaatcgcgtcaaacctcaaattctcacagcaatgcatcgatgcagcaaataaagcgaacagaatgttgggcttcattaaaagaaactttgtattcaagaataaagatgtaatactcccgctctacaacagtttagtcagaccccacttggaatatgcggtacagttttggtctccccaccatgcaaaggatattgctaaattagaaggtgttcagcgtcgggcaacgaaaatgatcccttccttgcgcaacaaatcctacgaagaaaggctttccacccttaacatgttctctcttgagaaacgtcgcctccgaggaaaactgatcgaatgttttaaaatacttaatggtttcacgaatgtagacagatcaacattgtttatgatcgatgacgctttgcgcacgaggaacaatggcgtaaaactcagatgtagacaagtaaattcagactgcaccaaatttttcttcaccaacgttgtagtgcgagaatggaataagctcccatcatcagtggtccagtgtaacacgattgactccttcaaaaataagctcgaccgtcacttccttcaacttaatatcaactagagtagaaatgcaacgttttggagtcttctgattaatgtaaaatcactaaggtttaaggacagaccaccaagtctggaccatggggtctgtgtggtctgattttctatgtaaattctatgtaaatctctctctctctctctctctctctctctctctctgtgtgtgtgtgtgtgtgtgtgtgtgttcctctgtgtctctctctctctctctgtggtggtggtggtggtggtcggtgtgttcCCCAAGGcccccttaggtccctcccccgggttgtGGATGAGTAGGTAGGGAGAGGGTAACCGCGCTCCATGGGGACCAACAAGGTGCCAACTAGCTGACCAAATATAAAAAAACGTCCCCGGACGCTCATAGCAGAGAACCTGGAACAGTCCACAGACGCTCGATCATAGcactgaaagggttaaggaaaagacaacaggtgtgtgtgtgtgtgtgtgtgtgtggaggggaggagaggtggaacagcccaaaggaagaaagcaggctcgggaggaggaggaagaggaagacaggctcgggggaggaggaagaggaagacaggctcgggaggaggaggaagaggaagacaggctcgggggaggaggaagaggaagacaggctcGGGTCTCGGGAGTAAGAGATTCAAGAGAagcctgggaggaggaggaggacctgtgtATAGGCCAAAAGAAGTGTGTGTCTGCCGCTGTTTATTacaggtaatgtgtgtgtgtgtgtgtgtgtgtgtgtgtgtgtgtgtgttccaaggtGTTTGGCAGTGCCGTGTACCGAGGATAAAGCagaggaatggtgtgtgtgtgtgtgtgtgtgtgtgttccaaggtGTTTGGCAGTGCCGTGTACCGAGGATAAAGCagtggaatggtgtgtgtgtgtgtgtgtgtgtgtttggcagtgCCGTGTACCGAGGATACAGCagaggaatggtgtgtgtgtgtgtgtgtgtgtgtgtgtgtttggcagtgCCGTGTACCGAGGATACAGCagaggaatggtgtgtgtgtgtgtgtgtgtgtgtgtgtgttctaaggtGTTTGGCAGTGCCGTGTACCGAGGATACAGCagaggaatggtgtgtgtgtgtgtgtgtgtgtgtgtgtgtgtgtgtgtgtgtgttccaatgtGTTTGTCAGTGCCGTGTAAAGAGGAAAAAGCAgcggaattgtgtgtgtgtgtgtgtgtgtgtgtgttacaaggtGTTTGTCAGTGCCGTGTACCGAGGATAAAGCaga contains:
- the LOC126989347 gene encoding zinc finger protein 729-like, which gives rise to MLPPLPLPPPELSARSGATMEGVRPGSDTDSPGQRQAASGERSSQARHTHSQAGEERLGCVQAVCTSQARHTHSQAGEERLGCVQAVCTSQARHTHSQAGEERLRCVQAGQRLTAEGGSTEHPPTHTAVRNFECELCGKRFTCMSRLKTHILSHTGTKNFECELCGNKFIAKSSLKIHMVIHTGVKNFECEQCGKKFMSKYYLSKHILIHTGVKNFECEHCGKKFITKSKLKSHILTHTGVKNFECELCGKKFTAKDSIKTHMVIHTGVKNFECEQCGRKFNDRNSVKRHTLTHTGVKNFECEQCGKKFALKAGLKKHTLIHAAIKNIECEECGEKFVRKAGLKRHMLIHTAVRNECEHCGEKFTRIKSFKSHMLTHAVFECEVCGKKLATKGTLKLHMLIHAGVKNFECEYCGKKFITKGNLKSHLFLHTAVSNFECEQCGKKFITKSSLNKHMVVHSAVSNFECEQCGKKFITKSSLNKHMVVHSAVSNFESEQCGEKFITKSSLNKHMVVHSAVSNFESEQCGEKFITKSSLNKHMVVHSAVSNFESEQCGEKFTAKSTLETHTAVHTSGRKFECEHCGKIFEHECRLRRHMLTHTGARAFECEQCGKKFAHNFSLTKHMLTHTSTKPLESEQCGEKVAHNFDLTRHMLTHTGTKPLESEQCGEKVAHNFDLTRHMLTHTGTKPLESEQCGEKVAHNFSLTKHMLTHTGTKPLESEQCGEKVAHNFSLTKHMLTHTGTKPLESEQCGEKVAHNFDLTRHMLTHTGTKPLESEQCGEKVAHNFSLTKHMLTHTGTKPLESEQCGEKVAHNFDLTRHMLTHTGTKPLESEQCGEKVAHNFDLTRHMLTHTGTKTLESEQCGEKVAHNFDLTRHMLTHTGTKTLESEQCGEKDAHNFDLTRHMLTLTGNKALESEQCGEKVAHNFDLTKHMLTHTGTKPLESEQDQSLQV